Proteins encoded by one window of Swingsia samuiensis:
- the atpC gene encoding ATP synthase F1 subunit epsilon — protein sequence MPLRVEIVSPAKRLVDRQVDMVVVPGMEGNIAAMPGRAPLMLQLRGGVVALYENEKIIDRYFVDGGFVDMGADHCTILADSARLMHELSADKAKDRLQELENDLAHVGSRAEDPYDAYDRLRAEIQKAQAEIEASEGHH from the coding sequence ATGCCGCTTCGCGTTGAAATTGTCAGCCCTGCCAAACGCCTTGTCGATCGACAGGTGGATATGGTTGTCGTTCCTGGTATGGAAGGTAATATTGCCGCTATGCCAGGGCGTGCGCCTCTCATGCTTCAATTGCGAGGTGGCGTGGTTGCCTTATATGAAAATGAAAAAATCATTGATCGCTATTTTGTAGACGGTGGTTTTGTCGATATGGGCGCAGATCATTGCACTATTTTGGCTGATTCGGCTCGTTTAATGCATGAATTGTCGGCGGATAAAGCAAAAGACCGTCTGCAAGAGCTAGAGAATGATTTGGCGCATGTGGGCTCTCGGGCTGAGGATCCATATGATGCATACGATCGTTTAAGAGCGGAAATACAGAAAGCGCAAGCTGAGATTGAGGCGTCAGAGGGTCATCACTGA
- the atpD gene encoding F0F1 ATP synthase subunit beta codes for MSETLTPSASAENNLVGRVTQVRGPVVDVQFEGELPHILNALHVQNDGQTLVLEVAQEIGERQVRCIAMDTTDGLIRGAEVRDTGKQITVPVGPATLGRILNVIGEAIDERGPIKSDKYFPIHRKAPSFEEQAEATEILVTGIKVIDLLCPYLKGGKIGLFGGAGVGKTVIIQELINNIAKAHGGVSVFAGVGERTREGNDLYFEMQDAGVIKIGEDGSTEGSKVALVYGQMNEPPGARARVALTGLSLAEYFRDEEGQDVLFFVDNIFRFTQAGSEVSALLGRIPSAVGYQPTLATEMGALQERITSTKKGSITSVQAVYVPADDLTDPAPAATFAHLDATTVLNRSIAEMGIYPAVDPLDSTSRSLDPKIIGEEHYEVARKVQETLQTYKGLQDIIAILGMDELSEEDKKIVGRARRIQRFLSQPFHVAEIFTGAPGKLVAMKDTIRSFKAVVNGEYDDLPEGAFYMVGDIDEAIAKAEKMKKEA; via the coding sequence ATGTCTGAGACTCTTACCCCTTCTGCCTCAGCTGAAAACAATCTTGTTGGTCGTGTCACGCAAGTTCGTGGACCAGTTGTTGATGTGCAGTTTGAAGGCGAACTTCCACATATTTTGAACGCTCTGCACGTTCAAAATGACGGCCAAACGTTGGTTTTGGAAGTTGCCCAAGAAATTGGTGAACGTCAGGTTCGTTGTATTGCAATGGATACAACGGATGGTTTGATTCGTGGTGCAGAGGTTCGTGATACAGGAAAACAAATTACTGTTCCTGTTGGACCTGCGACATTAGGCCGTATCTTGAACGTGATCGGTGAAGCGATTGATGAGCGCGGGCCTATCAAAAGCGATAAATATTTTCCTATTCACCGTAAGGCTCCTTCATTTGAGGAACAAGCGGAAGCCACAGAGATATTGGTCACTGGGATTAAAGTGATCGATCTTTTGTGCCCATACTTAAAAGGCGGAAAAATTGGCCTTTTCGGTGGAGCAGGTGTTGGCAAGACGGTTATTATTCAGGAATTGATTAATAACATTGCTAAAGCGCACGGTGGTGTATCAGTCTTTGCCGGTGTGGGTGAGCGTACCCGTGAAGGTAATGACCTTTATTTTGAAATGCAGGATGCTGGCGTTATCAAAATTGGGGAAGATGGCTCTACCGAAGGTTCAAAAGTTGCTCTTGTTTATGGGCAAATGAATGAACCACCAGGAGCGCGTGCTCGTGTTGCTCTGACAGGCTTGTCCTTAGCGGAATATTTCCGTGATGAAGAAGGTCAAGACGTATTGTTCTTCGTGGATAATATCTTCCGCTTCACTCAAGCTGGTTCAGAAGTTTCTGCTCTTTTGGGGCGTATCCCTTCTGCGGTGGGTTATCAGCCAACGCTTGCGACTGAAATGGGAGCTCTGCAAGAGCGTATTACATCGACCAAAAAAGGTTCGATTACATCAGTTCAAGCTGTTTACGTTCCTGCAGACGATTTAACTGACCCAGCACCAGCAGCTACTTTTGCTCACTTGGATGCAACAACAGTTCTAAATCGTTCGATTGCAGAAATGGGAATTTATCCGGCTGTTGATCCTTTGGATTCTACTTCACGCTCACTTGATCCAAAAATTATTGGTGAAGAGCATTATGAAGTAGCGAGAAAGGTTCAGGAAACACTTCAAACTTACAAAGGGTTGCAAGATATTATTGCGATCTTGGGTATGGATGAACTGTCTGAAGAAGATAAGAAAATTGTTGGGCGCGCTCGTCGAATTCAACGTTTCTTGTCTCAGCCTTTCCATGTGGCCGAAATTTTCACAGGAGCACCTGGGAAATTGGTTGCAATGAAAGATACGATTCGTTCATTCAAAGCTGTTGTTAATGGCGAATATGATGACCTACCAGAAGGTGCATTCTATATGGTAGGTGACATTGATGAAGCTATTGCAAAAGCTGAAAAAATGAAGAAAGAGGCTTAA
- a CDS encoding F0F1 ATP synthase subunit gamma, which translates to MPSLKELRGRITGVKSTRKITNAMKMVAASKLRRAQAQAEEARPYADALKCMMSELSEASRTADPSTLPKLLVGTGKEKIHLLVVLTSDRGLAGGFNANVIRSVRKEVRELLSEGRVVRILPVGKKGADILAREYPDLVVEKVAGTAGRDVGFDKAEYVGQKIISMLEAGEIDCCTLIYNRFVNAMTQVVVQAPLVPWPIAENDNKSEVLSDAPQYEFEPDEETLLAQLLPRNLQVQIFSALLESAAGEQGARMTAMDNASRNASKAIDGLTQKYNRTRQANITNELIEIISGAEAL; encoded by the coding sequence ATGCCTTCTTTGAAGGAACTGCGTGGTCGAATTACGGGTGTTAAGTCGACACGAAAAATAACCAACGCTATGAAAATGGTCGCAGCTTCTAAGCTGCGACGAGCGCAAGCTCAAGCGGAAGAAGCACGCCCATATGCGGATGCTCTGAAGTGCATGATGAGTGAGCTTTCAGAAGCTAGCCGAACAGCAGACCCTTCTACGCTGCCTAAGCTTTTGGTTGGGACAGGGAAAGAAAAGATCCATCTTTTGGTTGTGTTAACCTCAGATCGAGGGTTAGCCGGTGGGTTTAATGCCAATGTCATTCGGAGTGTACGAAAAGAAGTTCGTGAACTGTTGAGTGAAGGACGTGTCGTACGGATTCTTCCTGTTGGCAAAAAAGGCGCAGATATACTGGCGAGGGAGTACCCAGACCTTGTTGTTGAGAAGGTTGCTGGGACTGCCGGACGAGATGTCGGCTTTGATAAAGCGGAGTATGTGGGGCAAAAAATTATCTCTATGCTTGAAGCAGGAGAGATTGATTGCTGCACATTAATTTACAACCGCTTTGTAAACGCAATGACCCAAGTGGTGGTGCAAGCCCCGCTAGTGCCTTGGCCAATTGCGGAAAATGACAACAAAAGTGAGGTGCTTTCTGATGCTCCTCAATATGAGTTTGAGCCTGATGAAGAGACGCTGTTAGCGCAGTTGTTGCCACGTAATTTGCAGGTTCAGATTTTCTCTGCCTTATTAGAAAGTGCTGCTGGGGAACAAGGAGCGCGCATGACGGCTATGGATAATGCAAGTCGTAATGCAAGTAAGGCAATTGATGGTCTGACGCAGAAATACAACCGTACTCGTCAAGCTAATATTACTAATGAACTGATCGAGATCATCTCTGGCGCAGAAGCCCTTTGA
- the atpA gene encoding F0F1 ATP synthase subunit alpha, translated as MDIRPAEISDILKQQIASFDKPETVSETGTVLSIGDGIARVYGLTDVMAGEMVEFEGSGLKGMALNLESDNVGVVVFGDGDEIREGDTVLRTKSVVEVPVGKGLLGRVVDGLGNPIDGRGPLTDVDYRRAEVKAPGIMPRQSVSEPMQTGIKSIDALVPIGRGQRELIIGDRQTGKTSILVDTIIAQKPVNAEGDPKKSLYCIYVAIGQKRSTVANLVRTLTEQGAMEYSIVVAATASDAAPMQYLAPYTASAMGEYFRDNGMHALVCYDDLSKQAVAYRQMSLLLRRPPAREAFPGDVFYLHSRLLERAAKLSDANGGGSLTALPVIETQAGDTAAYIPTNVISITDGQIFLETDLFYKGIRPAVNVGGSVSRVGSAAQIKAMKQVAGKIKLELAQYREMAAFSQFASDLDPATRKQLERGARLVELLKQPETAPLPVEEQVVVLFAGTRGYLDPIAVDKVVAYEAALLNEMRGPGSEILAAIRNDRQITPETESKLKELLEAFGKRFSA; from the coding sequence ATGGATATCCGCCCTGCTGAGATTTCGGACATCCTCAAGCAACAAATCGCGTCTTTTGACAAACCTGAAACTGTTTCAGAAACAGGCACGGTGCTGTCAATCGGAGATGGTATTGCTCGTGTTTACGGCCTAACCGATGTGATGGCCGGCGAAATGGTTGAGTTTGAAGGTAGCGGCCTTAAAGGTATGGCCTTGAACCTTGAGAGCGACAATGTTGGTGTTGTGGTTTTTGGGGATGGTGATGAAATCCGTGAGGGCGATACCGTTCTGCGGACCAAATCTGTTGTTGAAGTTCCTGTTGGGAAGGGATTGTTGGGGCGTGTTGTTGACGGCTTAGGTAATCCAATCGACGGGCGTGGTCCATTAACAGATGTTGATTATCGTCGCGCAGAAGTAAAAGCTCCTGGTATTATGCCACGTCAATCGGTTAGCGAGCCGATGCAAACAGGCATTAAATCCATTGATGCTTTGGTGCCGATTGGGCGTGGTCAGCGTGAGTTGATTATTGGTGATCGTCAGACTGGAAAAACATCCATTCTAGTTGATACGATTATTGCTCAGAAGCCTGTTAACGCAGAAGGTGATCCTAAGAAATCACTTTACTGTATTTATGTTGCGATCGGTCAGAAGCGTTCTACAGTTGCAAACTTGGTGCGTACTCTGACAGAGCAAGGTGCAATGGAGTATTCCATTGTTGTTGCCGCAACAGCTTCAGATGCTGCACCAATGCAGTATTTGGCACCGTATACGGCCTCTGCAATGGGTGAGTATTTCCGTGATAACGGAATGCATGCACTTGTGTGCTATGATGATTTGTCAAAGCAAGCCGTTGCTTATCGTCAGATGTCTCTGCTGTTGCGTCGTCCTCCTGCTCGTGAAGCTTTCCCTGGGGATGTTTTCTATCTACATTCTCGTTTGCTTGAGCGTGCTGCAAAACTATCCGATGCAAATGGCGGTGGCTCTTTAACAGCTCTGCCTGTTATTGAAACACAAGCAGGTGATACAGCAGCTTACATTCCAACGAACGTTATTTCGATTACTGACGGGCAGATCTTCTTAGAGACTGATTTGTTCTATAAGGGAATTCGTCCAGCTGTGAATGTGGGTGGGTCTGTATCTCGTGTGGGATCCGCTGCACAGATCAAAGCCATGAAGCAGGTTGCAGGTAAGATTAAGTTGGAATTGGCTCAGTATCGTGAGATGGCAGCCTTCTCCCAGTTTGCTTCTGATTTGGATCCAGCGACACGTAAGCAGCTAGAACGTGGTGCTCGTTTGGTAGAGCTTCTGAAGCAGCCAGAAACAGCACCTTTGCCTGTGGAGGAACAGGTTGTTGTCTTGTTTGCGGGAACTCGCGGTTACCTTGACCCGATTGCGGTTGATAAAGTGGTTGCTTATGAAGCTGCCCTTCTGAACGAAATGCGTGGCCCAGGATCGGAGATCCTTGCTGCTATTCGTAATGACCGTCAAATAACACCAGAAACAGAAAGCAAGCTAAAAGAGCTGTTGGAAGCTTTTGGTAAACGCTTTTCAGCCTAA
- a CDS encoding F0F1 ATP synthase subunit delta yields MICTDITRRKESDGPVLAAKAAFKVRRNTRVTVTQVPRMGPMEGVAQRYARALYDYASEQGDIPSVLTQVQGLHEAILQSHELRTFLADSRLDKQRSLKIIEALMKQLGFGDSLRRLVGVVARNHRLSILPDILYAFIQMDAQVRGEVVAEVCSVQPLNDAQRDQLKSRLAEAGYRHVSITERTDPSLIGGLVVRVGSVLFDTSIAGRLARLENAMKGAA; encoded by the coding sequence TTGATCTGTACAGATATTACAAGACGCAAGGAATCGGATGGGCCGGTTCTGGCCGCTAAGGCGGCGTTTAAGGTAAGACGGAACACGCGTGTGACGGTGACACAGGTGCCGCGAATGGGACCCATGGAAGGTGTAGCGCAACGTTATGCCCGAGCACTTTATGATTATGCATCAGAACAAGGGGATATCCCGAGTGTTTTGACGCAGGTTCAGGGATTGCATGAGGCAATTCTGCAAAGTCATGAACTGCGCACTTTTTTGGCCGATTCTCGATTAGATAAACAACGCTCATTAAAAATTATAGAAGCTTTAATGAAGCAGTTGGGTTTTGGGGATTCTTTACGTCGCCTAGTCGGCGTTGTCGCTCGAAATCACCGTCTTTCAATACTTCCAGACATTCTTTATGCGTTCATACAAATGGACGCCCAGGTGCGTGGGGAAGTAGTTGCTGAAGTCTGTTCTGTACAGCCACTTAATGATGCGCAACGCGATCAGCTTAAAAGCCGTTTGGCTGAAGCTGGTTATCGTCATGTGTCCATTACCGAGCGTACTGACCCGAGCCTGATTGGTGGATTGGTTGTGCGTGTTGGTTCTGTGTTGTTTGATACCTCGATTGCCGGGCGTTTGGCCCGCTTAGAAAATGCCATGAAGGGAGCCGCGTGA
- the secE gene encoding preprotein translocase subunit SecE, with translation MVSVSTPKDEPRKTAPQKNGSPFNLVAYVKDVRAEAKRVTWPTRRNTIITTAAVLAMVTVACIFFFIVDQVIGLGVRELFGVGG, from the coding sequence ATAGTGTCGGTCAGTACCCCGAAAGACGAGCCGCGCAAGACTGCGCCTCAGAAGAATGGATCCCCTTTTAATCTCGTTGCATACGTCAAAGATGTGCGCGCAGAAGCAAAACGGGTGACATGGCCTACGCGCCGGAACACTATCATAACCACGGCCGCTGTTCTTGCGATGGTCACTGTGGCCTGTATTTTCTTCTTTATTGTGGACCAAGTTATTGGCCTTGGTGTCCGCGAACTTTTTGGCGTTGGAGGCTAA
- the nusG gene encoding transcription termination/antitermination protein NusG has product MAKRWYVVHVYSGFEKKIASHIQEQAAQKGLSDHFEQVLVPSEGVTEMRRGRKVNAERKFFPGYVLVKMELTDEAWHLVKDTPKVTGFLGTRNRPTPISSAEADRIMKQAQEGVERPRSTLTFEVGEQIRVADGPFTSFNGMIEEVDDERQRLKVSVSIFGRSTPVELDYNQVEKL; this is encoded by the coding sequence ATGGCTAAGCGCTGGTATGTTGTGCACGTTTATTCTGGATTTGAGAAAAAAATAGCTTCTCATATTCAAGAGCAGGCAGCTCAAAAAGGATTATCAGATCACTTTGAACAAGTCCTTGTCCCTTCTGAAGGGGTAACGGAAATGCGTCGTGGCCGAAAGGTCAATGCTGAACGCAAATTTTTCCCTGGCTACGTTCTTGTTAAAATGGAACTGACTGACGAAGCTTGGCATTTGGTTAAAGATACTCCAAAAGTTACAGGCTTTCTTGGTACTCGTAACCGTCCAACTCCTATCAGCTCGGCTGAAGCTGATAGGATCATGAAACAAGCTCAAGAAGGTGTTGAACGCCCACGCTCCACTCTTACATTCGAGGTTGGCGAGCAAATTCGTGTGGCGGACGGCCCATTCACTTCTTTCAACGGCATGATTGAAGAAGTTGATGATGAGCGCCAACGCTTGAAAGTCAGCGTTTCCATCTTTGGACGTTCCACACCAGTAGAACTAGACTATAATCAAGTTGAAAAATTATAA
- a CDS encoding PqiC family protein, producing the protein MTKRGVFSGVQLAIVTCVLGGMAAGLSACSSSPQLYTLAPKAGVPVAGSGSSVVEVRTPVVPARLDRDTIVQESKGYRTELASGNSWSEALPDMLGHTLAADIGQRMPMSTVIAQNDAVTTTPTAYVEVTIRNFESDSSGYPIIIAALSAHSAASGSNAVVSTEPFVWRSSQYVGDNSDKLVAALSDGVSVLADHAVAKLNSLPRF; encoded by the coding sequence ATGACAAAACGAGGTGTTTTTTCAGGTGTTCAATTAGCGATTGTAACCTGTGTTTTAGGCGGGATGGCAGCGGGTCTTTCTGCGTGTAGTAGTAGTCCACAATTATATACCCTGGCTCCTAAGGCCGGGGTACCTGTGGCAGGTTCTGGATCTTCTGTTGTAGAGGTTCGCACTCCAGTTGTTCCAGCGCGTTTGGATCGAGATACTATTGTTCAGGAAAGCAAAGGGTATCGCACGGAGCTAGCGAGCGGTAATAGTTGGAGTGAAGCTCTTCCAGATATGTTAGGGCATACGCTAGCAGCAGATATTGGGCAACGTATGCCGATGAGTACGGTGATCGCTCAGAATGATGCTGTAACGACAACGCCTACTGCATATGTAGAAGTTACGATCAGAAATTTTGAATCTGATTCATCTGGATACCCTATCATTATTGCGGCCCTTTCAGCGCACTCAGCGGCTTCAGGGAGCAATGCGGTTGTATCGACAGAACCTTTTGTGTGGAGATCATCACAATATGTTGGGGATAACTCAGACAAATTGGTGGCAGCACTCAGTGATGGGGTGTCTGTGTTAGCAGATCATGCGGTGGCAAAATTAAATAGTTTACCTCGCTTTTAA
- a CDS encoding PqiB family protein, producing MSDTRHDYDRGQQPISPREAPVKRTRFSLILLIPIIAILISGWLAWKHFATRGPEITITFDTADGLTPGQTQVKNKAVTLGTVQDVTLSDDMQHVNVVVQMTGSSAHILTDHTRFWVVRPRINGASITGLDTLLSGAYIAIDPGAPGGHYKTEFRGLETAPGVRSDQPGSTFWLVTPSLGSLGQGAPVFFRDITVGEVLGYTMPPGGSGPIVVQVFVKAPYDHYLRTDSRFWNVSGIQVGLGAGGLKVQVQSFQALLSGGVAFGLPARRRGVEAPLAAENSVFKLYASQADADSAQYHKRLKAVTYLDSSVQGLAAGGQVMLFGMQVGSITSVKLQMLSLNERPRVRVEMELEPERIIPEKDINRLKEIQEYLKAYVENGMTASVQSVSFITGESAIALQFVKSGSSAPLQYEGDFAVIPSQAGGVDGIMQSVATITDKIAAMPLDKIGVHVNDLIAHTDQRVNSRQVTDTLIAFRNSLRHLDALSNQAQQNMPALMKSLQATLTNAQAVLGSYGGDTDFHRNLQSMVLQMTQMMRSLRFLTDYIDHHPSALITGRRN from the coding sequence GTGAGCGATACTCGACACGATTATGATCGTGGACAGCAACCAATTTCTCCGAGAGAAGCGCCTGTAAAGCGAACCCGCTTTTCTTTGATTTTGCTGATCCCTATTATAGCTATTTTAATTTCAGGATGGTTGGCATGGAAGCACTTTGCCACCCGTGGGCCAGAAATTACGATTACGTTTGATACGGCTGATGGCCTGACACCTGGTCAGACGCAGGTTAAAAACAAAGCTGTTACGCTCGGAACCGTGCAAGACGTTACGCTGAGTGACGATATGCAGCATGTGAATGTCGTTGTTCAAATGACAGGAAGTAGTGCTCATATATTAACAGATCATACGCGTTTTTGGGTGGTAAGGCCGCGTATTAATGGTGCGAGTATAACGGGTCTCGATACGCTGTTGTCTGGTGCTTATATTGCGATTGATCCGGGGGCTCCCGGTGGGCATTACAAAACAGAATTCCGTGGTCTTGAAACCGCCCCAGGTGTGCGTTCCGACCAGCCTGGTTCAACGTTCTGGCTTGTCACCCCTTCTTTGGGTTCTTTGGGACAAGGGGCACCTGTTTTCTTCCGGGATATCACAGTGGGTGAGGTTCTGGGGTATACGATGCCACCAGGTGGTTCTGGCCCAATTGTGGTACAGGTCTTTGTTAAAGCGCCGTATGATCATTACTTGAGAACAGATAGTCGTTTTTGGAACGTTTCTGGCATACAGGTCGGGCTAGGCGCTGGTGGTCTAAAAGTACAAGTGCAATCGTTTCAAGCTCTTCTTTCAGGTGGTGTAGCTTTTGGCCTGCCAGCTCGTAGAAGAGGTGTTGAAGCCCCTCTTGCAGCAGAAAATTCTGTCTTTAAGTTGTATGCAAGTCAGGCGGATGCGGATAGTGCACAATACCATAAGCGCTTAAAGGCTGTTACGTATCTGGATAGTTCGGTTCAAGGTCTGGCTGCTGGTGGTCAGGTCATGTTGTTTGGCATGCAAGTTGGATCCATCACGTCTGTTAAGCTTCAGATGCTATCTTTAAATGAGCGGCCACGTGTCCGAGTGGAAATGGAGTTAGAGCCTGAACGCATTATTCCAGAAAAGGATATTAATCGGCTTAAAGAAATTCAAGAATATCTCAAAGCGTATGTTGAGAATGGCATGACAGCATCTGTACAGAGCGTCAGTTTTATTACGGGTGAGTCTGCTATAGCATTGCAATTTGTTAAGTCTGGTTCGTCTGCTCCTTTGCAGTATGAGGGTGATTTTGCGGTCATTCCAAGTCAAGCCGGTGGTGTTGACGGAATTATGCAATCTGTTGCGACGATTACAGATAAGATAGCTGCAATGCCTCTTGATAAGATCGGTGTTCACGTTAACGATTTGATAGCGCACACAGATCAGAGGGTGAATAGTCGTCAAGTTACAGACACCTTAATTGCGTTTCGTAACTCACTGCGACATTTGGATGCTTTAAGTAACCAAGCGCAGCAGAATATGCCTGCACTTATGAAGTCTCTGCAAGCTACATTAACAAATGCACAGGCTGTCTTGGGTAGCTATGGTGGAGATACAGATTTCCATCGTAATTTGCAGAGTATGGTTTTGCAAATGACACAAATGATGAGATCCTTGCGCTTCTTAACGGATTATATCGATCATCATCCATCTGCTTTGATTACGGGTCGTAGGAACTAA
- a CDS encoding paraquat-inducible protein A has translation MSDRFHKRLWQQATSFSGAQNVHSSLRVIRGMRECKTCGLFQKVPLVKPGFVVKCERCSSTLIRRRKTSVIGAPAAFCVASAAIYVSLLMNSLMVLNVYGRENTVSLFSGPLELGVQGYGEIEFLVALTTIIMPGIVIALMGTILYGASRPIMPDWTPRLLSWYHRLRGWSMVEVYVLGVLVAYTKLVDLALVILQPGIYLLGALMLTMAAVDSTFDEDMIWRRRPLQHEANDHQGNVLDVECLSASEDRLPPVKNMISCGSCHLVMGFDHSVPQEMDIGDCPRCNQIVRRRKPNSIRNATCFLLAGFFFYIPANILPVMTYTRVGTGMPSTIISGVIELWKANMIPLSLLVLFASITVPVLKILSLATMILSIKIKSRWNLPFLGKLYRMVEVIGRWSLIDVFMISILCAVVHFGFIANITADPGMVCFAFVVILTIFAAEAFDPREIWDVVGLNDTWQSQSIKNEDVKSLEEGKALSSVPSQSQYGA, from the coding sequence ATGTCTGATCGTTTCCATAAGCGTCTTTGGCAACAAGCAACGAGCTTTTCTGGAGCGCAGAATGTACATTCGTCTTTGCGTGTTATTCGTGGAATGCGAGAGTGCAAAACATGTGGTCTTTTCCAGAAAGTACCTTTGGTTAAACCGGGTTTTGTCGTAAAATGTGAGCGGTGTAGCAGCACTTTAATTCGGAGAAGAAAGACATCCGTTATTGGGGCTCCAGCGGCTTTCTGTGTCGCCTCAGCTGCTATTTATGTTTCTCTTTTGATGAATTCATTAATGGTATTGAACGTTTACGGACGAGAAAATACTGTTTCGTTGTTCTCTGGCCCTTTGGAGCTTGGAGTACAGGGTTATGGAGAAATAGAGTTTCTTGTTGCATTAACGACTATTATAATGCCTGGGATTGTTATTGCCTTAATGGGAACAATTCTTTACGGGGCTTCTAGGCCCATAATGCCAGATTGGACGCCACGTTTATTGAGCTGGTACCATCGCTTACGTGGATGGTCAATGGTTGAGGTTTATGTGCTTGGTGTGCTTGTTGCCTACACCAAGTTAGTCGACTTAGCCTTGGTTATTCTGCAACCGGGAATTTATTTGCTCGGTGCATTAATGTTAACTATGGCTGCTGTTGATTCAACATTTGACGAAGATATGATTTGGCGCCGTCGCCCCTTGCAGCATGAAGCAAATGATCATCAAGGTAATGTTCTGGATGTTGAATGTTTGAGTGCGTCAGAGGACAGACTGCCTCCAGTTAAAAATATGATTTCTTGTGGGTCATGCCATCTGGTTATGGGGTTTGATCATTCTGTTCCCCAAGAAATGGATATAGGTGACTGCCCGCGTTGTAATCAGATCGTACGTAGGCGCAAACCGAATAGTATCAGAAATGCGACATGCTTTTTGTTGGCAGGTTTCTTTTTCTATATCCCAGCGAATATACTCCCGGTTATGACTTATACAAGAGTTGGTACGGGCATGCCGAGTACTATTATCAGTGGTGTAATAGAACTGTGGAAAGCCAATATGATACCACTTTCTTTGCTTGTATTATTTGCCAGTATTACTGTCCCTGTGCTGAAAATCTTATCTTTAGCCACGATGATTTTGAGTATAAAAATAAAAAGCCGTTGGAATTTGCCATTCTTAGGCAAGTTATATCGTATGGTTGAAGTGATCGGCCGTTGGTCCCTAATCGACGTTTTTATGATATCGATCCTGTGTGCTGTTGTGCATTTTGGATTTATTGCTAATATTACGGCTGATCCTGGGATGGTTTGTTTTGCATTTGTTGTGATTTTAACTATTTTTGCAGCAGAAGCGTTTGACCCTAGGGAAATTTGGGATGTTGTAGGGTTGAATGATACTTGGCAAAGCCAGAGTATAAAAAACGAAGATGTTAAATCATTGGAAGAGGGTAAGGCCTTATCTTCTGTTCCCTCTCAATCACAATATGGAGCCTGA
- the nagA gene encoding N-acetylglucosamine-6-phosphate deacetylase — MPSINGALILPDKIINGQIDFQSHIEKIIELPHTLNQYILPGFIDCHVHGGNGYDTMDGITAIKHMSHFHMSHGTTTLLPTTITAPWSDIIHALHSIKEVMEHKTLNGPRIHGAHLEGPFINPLKRGAQPPFCILPTPRKIQEALQTECIKIITLAPEIEHAQEAMQTFSQHGIRVSLGHTLASYEETKNAICTICSSRGTPGATHLFNAMPSLSARTPGPIPAFLCDSVSYAELIFDNHHVHHANMQLALQTMQDRLFFVTDSMRGAGQPDGLSTLGGQGVFIKDGVARLENGTLAGSVLTLDQALRNAIKKGKNLLEAAKLVSTNAAHYLGLKDRGEIKEGLLADFTILNEKLEVCEVWINGQRKV, encoded by the coding sequence ATGCCATCCATAAATGGTGCTCTTATTTTACCAGATAAAATTATAAATGGGCAAATCGACTTCCAATCACATATTGAAAAAATCATCGAATTACCTCATACCCTCAATCAATATATCCTTCCCGGCTTTATTGATTGTCACGTACATGGCGGCAATGGATACGACACTATGGATGGTATTACGGCCATAAAACATATGTCTCATTTCCACATGTCTCATGGGACAACCACTCTGCTCCCTACAACGATTACAGCCCCATGGTCAGATATTATCCATGCACTTCACTCAATTAAAGAAGTGATGGAACATAAAACTCTTAACGGCCCGAGAATTCATGGCGCACATTTAGAAGGACCGTTTATCAATCCTCTTAAGCGCGGTGCGCAGCCTCCTTTTTGTATTCTTCCTACACCTAGAAAAATTCAAGAGGCCCTTCAAACCGAGTGTATTAAAATCATTACACTTGCTCCAGAGATCGAACACGCTCAGGAAGCTATGCAAACATTTTCTCAACATGGGATCCGTGTCAGCCTTGGGCATACTCTCGCCAGTTACGAAGAAACAAAGAACGCTATTTGCACTATTTGTTCATCAAGAGGCACTCCTGGAGCGACACACCTTTTTAACGCCATGCCATCCTTAAGCGCTCGAACCCCCGGCCCTATACCTGCTTTTCTATGTGACAGCGTAAGTTATGCAGAGTTAATCTTTGATAATCATCATGTCCACCACGCCAACATGCAACTGGCATTACAAACCATGCAAGACAGATTATTCTTTGTTACAGATTCAATGCGAGGAGCCGGCCAACCTGATGGCTTAAGCACTCTTGGCGGACAGGGCGTCTTTATTAAAGATGGTGTTGCCAGATTAGAAAACGGCACACTTGCAGGCAGTGTCCTAACGCTCGATCAAGCCCTACGTAATGCCATCAAGAAAGGCAAAAACTTATTGGAAGCAGCCAAACTTGTCAGCACAAATGCTGCACATTATCTTGGCTTAAAAGACCGAGGTGAAATAAAAGAAGGACTCTTAGCAGACTTCACTATTCTCAATGAAAAACTTGAAGTCTGCGAAGTTTGGATAAATGGTCAACGTAAAGTTTAA